The Primulina eburnea isolate SZY01 chromosome 8, ASM2296580v1, whole genome shotgun sequence genome contains a region encoding:
- the LOC140838270 gene encoding probable fructokinase-6, chloroplastic isoform X1, producing the protein MALHSTALSFSCVSLNSQVSGLPNRLLGPSSFHRRCSVKSKAAVSSSKSEASFPRFRAQGTAFENNNGTVEKDDSSNLVVCFGEMLIDFVPTASGLSLAEAPAFKKAPGGAPANVAVGIARLGGASAFIGKVGEDEFGYMLADILRQNNVNNEGMRFDPGARTALAFVTLRKDGEREFMFYRNPSADMLFEVSELDLELIKKAKIFHYGSISLITEPCKSAHIAATIAAKEAGVILSYDPNLRLPLWPSAESARQGILSIWNTADIIKISEEEICFLTNGEDPYDDNVVRKLYHPNLRLLLVTEGQEGCRYYTKEFSGRVEGLKVESVDATGAGDAFVAGVLSQLAVDTSLLQDETRLRDALRFANACGALTVTERGAIPALPTRETVLDALLKSVS; encoded by the exons ATGGCTCTTCATTCTACTGCTTTGAGCTTCAGCTGTGTCTCTTTGAATTCTCAAGTTTCTGGGCTACCCAATCGGTTATTGGGTCCCTCTTCTTTCCACAGGAGATGTAGTGTCAAGTCCAAAGCCGCAGTTTCTTCTTCAAAGTCAGAAGCTTCGTTTCCACGATTCAGAGCCCAAG GAACAGCATTTGAAAACAATAATGGGACAGTAGAAAAAGATGATTCATCAAATCTTGTGGTTTGCTTTGGGGAAATGCTGATTGATTTTGTCCCAACCGCAAGTGGGCTTTCATTAGCTGAAGCAccagcatttaagaaggctccTGGAGGCGCCCCTGCAAATGTTGCAGTCGGCATTGCTCGCCTAGGCGGTGCATCAGCGTTCATAGGAAAG GTGGGTGAAGATGAATTCGGCTACATGCTTGCTGATATTTTGAGGCAAAACAATGTAAATAACGAGGGAATGAGGTTTGATCCAGGTGCTCGAACAGCCTTAGCATTTGTGACACTCAGAAAGGATGGAGAACGTGAATTCATGTTCTATCGTAATCCTAGCGCTGATATGTTGTTTGAAGTGTCAGAACTTGACTTGGAGTTGATTAAAAAG GCCAAAATTTTCCACTATGGTTCAATAAGTTTAATCACTGAACCTTGTAAATCGGCCCACATTGCTGCCACAATAGCTGCAAAGGAAGCCGGCGTTATCTTGTCATATGATCCAAATTTGAGGCTTCCATTGTGGCCTTCCGCAGAAAGTGCAAGACAAGGCATTCTTAGCATATGGAACACCGCTGATATTATTAAG ATAAGTGAGGAAGAGATATGTTTTTTGACAAATGGGGAAGATCCCTATGATGATAACGTTGTTCGTAAGTTATACCATCCAAATCTCAGATTACTCCTCGTCACTGAAGGTCAAGAAGGTTGCCGCTATTATACTAAG GAGTTTAGCGGAAGAGTAGAGGGTTTAAAGGTGGAAAGTGTGGATGCCACCGGTGCTGGAGACGCTTTTGTGGCTGGAGTCTTATCACAGCTAGCTGTGGATACCTCATTGCTTCAG GACGAGACCCGGTTAAGAGACGCTCTGAGATTTGCCAATGCTTGTGGTGCCTTGACTGTGACAGAAAGAGGTGCTATCCCAGCTCTGCCCACAAGAGAAACCGTGCTCGATGCCCTGCTCAAGTCGGTTTCGTAA
- the LOC140838270 gene encoding probable fructokinase-6, chloroplastic isoform X2: MALHSTALSFSCVSLNSQVSGLPNRLLGPSSFHRRCSVKSKAAVSSSKSEASFPRFRAQAFENNNGTVEKDDSSNLVVCFGEMLIDFVPTASGLSLAEAPAFKKAPGGAPANVAVGIARLGGASAFIGKVGEDEFGYMLADILRQNNVNNEGMRFDPGARTALAFVTLRKDGEREFMFYRNPSADMLFEVSELDLELIKKAKIFHYGSISLITEPCKSAHIAATIAAKEAGVILSYDPNLRLPLWPSAESARQGILSIWNTADIIKISEEEICFLTNGEDPYDDNVVRKLYHPNLRLLLVTEGQEGCRYYTKEFSGRVEGLKVESVDATGAGDAFVAGVLSQLAVDTSLLQDETRLRDALRFANACGALTVTERGAIPALPTRETVLDALLKSVS, from the exons ATGGCTCTTCATTCTACTGCTTTGAGCTTCAGCTGTGTCTCTTTGAATTCTCAAGTTTCTGGGCTACCCAATCGGTTATTGGGTCCCTCTTCTTTCCACAGGAGATGTAGTGTCAAGTCCAAAGCCGCAGTTTCTTCTTCAAAGTCAGAAGCTTCGTTTCCACGATTCAGAGCCCAAG CATTTGAAAACAATAATGGGACAGTAGAAAAAGATGATTCATCAAATCTTGTGGTTTGCTTTGGGGAAATGCTGATTGATTTTGTCCCAACCGCAAGTGGGCTTTCATTAGCTGAAGCAccagcatttaagaaggctccTGGAGGCGCCCCTGCAAATGTTGCAGTCGGCATTGCTCGCCTAGGCGGTGCATCAGCGTTCATAGGAAAG GTGGGTGAAGATGAATTCGGCTACATGCTTGCTGATATTTTGAGGCAAAACAATGTAAATAACGAGGGAATGAGGTTTGATCCAGGTGCTCGAACAGCCTTAGCATTTGTGACACTCAGAAAGGATGGAGAACGTGAATTCATGTTCTATCGTAATCCTAGCGCTGATATGTTGTTTGAAGTGTCAGAACTTGACTTGGAGTTGATTAAAAAG GCCAAAATTTTCCACTATGGTTCAATAAGTTTAATCACTGAACCTTGTAAATCGGCCCACATTGCTGCCACAATAGCTGCAAAGGAAGCCGGCGTTATCTTGTCATATGATCCAAATTTGAGGCTTCCATTGTGGCCTTCCGCAGAAAGTGCAAGACAAGGCATTCTTAGCATATGGAACACCGCTGATATTATTAAG ATAAGTGAGGAAGAGATATGTTTTTTGACAAATGGGGAAGATCCCTATGATGATAACGTTGTTCGTAAGTTATACCATCCAAATCTCAGATTACTCCTCGTCACTGAAGGTCAAGAAGGTTGCCGCTATTATACTAAG GAGTTTAGCGGAAGAGTAGAGGGTTTAAAGGTGGAAAGTGTGGATGCCACCGGTGCTGGAGACGCTTTTGTGGCTGGAGTCTTATCACAGCTAGCTGTGGATACCTCATTGCTTCAG GACGAGACCCGGTTAAGAGACGCTCTGAGATTTGCCAATGCTTGTGGTGCCTTGACTGTGACAGAAAGAGGTGCTATCCCAGCTCTGCCCACAAGAGAAACCGTGCTCGATGCCCTGCTCAAGTCGGTTTCGTAA
- the LOC140838271 gene encoding deSI-like protein At4g17486, with translation MRLFPVLSSSDSTPEELSNGKKNHSMLYLNVYDLTPINNYLYWFGLGIFHSGIEAHEMEYGFGAHEYPTSGVFEVEPRGCPGFIFRRSILLGTTDMSRAEFRSFMEDLSNRYHGDAYHLISKNCNHFTDEVCLHLTGNSIPGWVNRLARIGAFCNCLLPESIQASSVRHLPDHQMFSEDGMDSGGSSEAGESEEDNLDHHLLMAPNSDVAFFKDKPVRLAKDNL, from the exons ATGCGTTTATTTCCAGTTTTATCAAGCTCCGATAGTACGCCAGAGGAGCTGAGCAATGGGAAGAAAAATCATTCGATGTTGTACCTAAACGTGTATGATCTCACCCCTATAAACAACTACCTCTATTGGTTTGGCCTCGGAATCTTTCATTCTGGTATTGAAG CTCATGAAATGGAATATGGGTTTGGAGCTCATGAGTACCCAACTAGTGGAGTGTTTGAAGTCGAACCTAGAGGTTGCCCCGGTTTTATTTTTAGGCGCTCAATCCTTTTGGGCACCACTGACATGTCTCGTGCAGAATTTCGGTCATTTATGGAAGATCTTTCCAATAGATATCATGGGGACGCATACCATTTGATTTCCAAGAATTGCAACCATTTTACTGATGAAGTCTGTTTGCATCTGACCGGAAACTCCATTCCTGGATGGGTGAATAGATTGGCTCGAATTG GAGCTTTTTGTAATTGTCTGTTGCCGGAGAGTATTCAGGCTTCGTCAGTCAGACATCTCCCTGACCACCAAATGTTTTCAG AAGATGGAATGGATTCCGGTGGATCATCTGAAGCAGGAGAAAGCGAAGAAGACAATCTAGACCATCACCTACTTATGGCGCCCAACAGCGATGTAGCATTTTTTAAGGACAAACCAGTAAGGCTAGCCAAAGATAATCTATGA